The Phragmitibacter flavus genome includes a region encoding these proteins:
- a CDS encoding alkaline phosphatase D family protein: MSMTRRGFLVAGSALPMAVGSAQGKEPKKEKVNPIAVAAKKPKPEIPPLVKIEGPPCLVAGPMLGHLGASEAWIWVRASKGASWKVLVSENADFVGAIEVEGGLIDESTAFTSGVCVKGLKASTRYFYRVLFDGREVSALPAASFVTALPEGERGKLRIAFSSCAGRMPVDSAATFGEMSARADFDLLLMLGDNHYADSTDLERLRLYYTAHRQLAGFRELTARCPIYAIWDDHDYGPNDSDSTAEGKEQSLQAFREYWRNPVRVEEAEDPAIYYAFERSGVEFFMLDVRWHRSPNRMEDGPDKTMLGATQLAWLKTRLKASKAAVKVLASGSEWQSNGHKDSWTSFKHEREPFFDWLEAEKIEGVVFVSGDRHFSGGYHIRNRWPEFTAGPLGSPNERNGKAVVNAETFTVRYDGKMWMVLDVDASMQPAKVSYEIWEASEGLIESRELPPEVVRGEKTVMERSPFVREILAARGEG, translated from the coding sequence ATGAGCATGACACGACGGGGATTTTTGGTGGCGGGTTCGGCATTGCCGATGGCGGTGGGGTCAGCGCAGGGGAAGGAACCGAAGAAGGAAAAGGTGAATCCGATTGCGGTGGCGGCGAAGAAACCGAAGCCGGAGATCCCGCCGTTGGTGAAGATTGAGGGACCGCCTTGTCTTGTTGCGGGGCCGATGTTGGGTCATTTGGGCGCTTCGGAGGCGTGGATCTGGGTGAGGGCGTCGAAGGGAGCTTCGTGGAAGGTATTGGTGAGTGAGAATGCGGATTTTGTTGGAGCGATTGAGGTCGAGGGAGGTTTGATTGATGAGTCGACGGCATTCACGTCAGGTGTGTGTGTGAAGGGATTGAAAGCTTCGACGCGGTATTTTTATAGGGTGCTTTTTGATGGTCGGGAGGTGAGTGCTTTGCCTGCAGCGAGTTTTGTCACGGCATTGCCGGAGGGGGAACGAGGAAAGTTGCGGATCGCTTTTAGTTCTTGCGCAGGGCGGATGCCGGTGGATTCAGCGGCGACTTTTGGAGAGATGTCGGCGCGGGCGGATTTTGATTTGCTGTTGATGCTGGGGGACAATCATTATGCGGACAGCACGGATCTGGAACGATTGAGATTGTATTACACGGCGCACCGGCAGTTGGCAGGATTCCGGGAGCTGACGGCGCGGTGTCCGATTTATGCGATCTGGGATGATCACGATTATGGGCCGAACGACAGTGATTCGACCGCCGAGGGCAAGGAACAGTCGTTGCAGGCGTTTCGAGAGTATTGGCGGAATCCGGTGAGGGTGGAGGAGGCGGAAGATCCGGCGATTTATTATGCGTTTGAGCGCTCAGGGGTGGAGTTTTTTATGTTGGATGTGCGTTGGCATCGGAGTCCAAACAGGATGGAGGATGGACCGGACAAGACGATGCTGGGAGCAACGCAACTGGCGTGGTTGAAAACGAGGCTGAAGGCGAGCAAGGCGGCGGTGAAGGTGCTGGCGAGTGGGAGTGAGTGGCAGTCAAATGGACACAAGGACAGCTGGACGAGTTTCAAGCACGAGAGGGAGCCGTTTTTTGACTGGCTGGAGGCGGAGAAGATTGAAGGGGTGGTATTCGTGTCTGGCGACCGGCATTTTTCCGGAGGGTATCATATTCGAAACCGCTGGCCGGAGTTTACGGCGGGACCGTTGGGGAGTCCGAATGAGCGGAATGGAAAGGCGGTGGTGAATGCGGAGACATTCACCGTTCGCTACGATGGGAAGATGTGGATGGTGCTCGATGTGGATGCCTCGATGCAGCCAGCAAAGGTCAGTTACGAAATTTGGGAGGCCAGCGAGGGACTAATTGAATCGAGGGAGCTTCCGCCTGAGGTAGTTAGGGGCGAGAAGACGGTGATGGAGAGATCGCCGTTCGTGCGGGAAATTTTGGCGGCGCGGGGGGAGGGGTGA
- a CDS encoding metal-dependent hydrolase gives MDPITHATLGIACAVALTSKRELRRAAALVGLSAGMLPDVDIFFRSSTDPLFSLEYHRHFTHSVIFAPVIALLAVVFVWGSYRLGGKKIEAGRLMIPALAAALGHGFCDVWTSYGTRSWWPFSDERVTLDWISVIDPVLTLPLLVGAVLAWVWGSQRTAGVALAGVAIYLSLCQVQKSRAEVALQDWLAKEGLPMPDRSTVKPSMGNIIVWRGMVVHGQTFRVVALRCGISGPVKLLAGESQSMFRSDQEAVEALGLPEGSVQARAVQRFSHFSDGWIGMHPSDTQTIGDLRYAAMPNEVLPLWGIRLNAQTPDAPVGLSYFREIKEGDLERFWGMIRGEGWP, from the coding sequence ATGGATCCGATCACTCATGCCACGTTGGGAATTGCTTGTGCGGTGGCGCTGACCAGCAAACGCGAGTTGCGGAGGGCGGCGGCGTTGGTGGGTTTGTCGGCGGGCATGTTACCTGATGTGGACATTTTTTTCCGGTCGAGCACCGATCCTCTGTTCTCGCTGGAGTATCATCGACATTTCACGCACAGCGTGATTTTTGCTCCGGTGATCGCGCTGCTGGCGGTGGTGTTTGTGTGGGGAAGTTATCGACTCGGCGGAAAAAAGATTGAGGCTGGCCGATTGATGATTCCGGCCCTAGCGGCTGCCTTGGGTCATGGTTTTTGTGATGTGTGGACAAGTTATGGCACGAGGTCGTGGTGGCCGTTCTCAGATGAACGGGTGACGCTGGATTGGATCTCCGTGATTGATCCCGTGTTGACCCTTCCATTGCTGGTCGGAGCGGTGCTGGCATGGGTGTGGGGAAGTCAACGCACGGCAGGGGTGGCTCTGGCAGGAGTGGCGATCTATTTAAGTCTGTGCCAGGTCCAAAAGTCACGGGCCGAGGTAGCGTTGCAGGATTGGCTGGCGAAAGAGGGATTGCCGATGCCGGATCGTTCCACGGTGAAACCTTCGATGGGCAACATCATCGTCTGGCGCGGGATGGTCGTGCACGGGCAAACGTTCAGGGTGGTGGCGCTCCGATGTGGTATTAGCGGACCCGTGAAACTGCTGGCGGGGGAGAGTCAGTCGATGTTCCGTTCCGACCAGGAAGCGGTGGAGGCATTGGGCTTGCCGGAAGGAAGCGTGCAGGCGCGAGCGGTGCAGCGTTTTTCCCATTTTTCCGACGGCTGGATCGGTATGCATCCAAGTGATACCCAGACGATTGGGGATCTGCGCTATGCCGCGATGCCAAATGAGGTCTTGCCATTGTGGGGCATTCGGTTGAACGCACAAACCCCCGATGCGCCGGTGGGGTTGAGCTACTTCCGCGAGATCAAGGAAGGGGATTTGGAAAGGTTCTGGGGGATGATCAGGGGTGAAGGGTGGCCTTGA
- the hisG gene encoding ATP phosphoribosyltransferase: MSDKSTQLLRIGLPKGSLQEPTMDLFNRAGYNIIAHSRSYRPSVDDKELEIRLLRAQEIGRYVDLGFLDCGITGRDWIAENGADVEVVADLRYSKATSLPTRWVLVVPEDSPIKTVQDLQGKRIATEAMGLTKTYLEKHGVQADIEFSWGATEVKVPELVDAIVDITETGSSLRANKLRIVDTLMESYPQFVSSKAAYLDPWKRKKMERLALLLNGALEARYKVGLKLNLPEHKLEAMLHQLPSLRRPTISHLAGGGWVAVETIIDESVVREIIPELKALGAEGIIEYPLNKVVH; encoded by the coding sequence ATGTCAGACAAATCCACCCAACTTCTCCGCATCGGACTGCCCAAAGGCAGTTTGCAGGAGCCGACGATGGATTTGTTTAACCGGGCGGGTTACAACATTATTGCGCATTCGCGGTCGTATCGGCCGAGTGTGGATGACAAGGAGCTGGAGATCCGTTTGCTGCGTGCGCAGGAGATTGGTCGTTATGTGGATCTCGGATTTTTGGACTGCGGGATCACCGGGCGCGACTGGATTGCGGAGAATGGGGCCGATGTGGAAGTGGTGGCGGATCTGCGTTACAGCAAGGCGACCTCGTTGCCAACGCGCTGGGTGTTGGTGGTGCCGGAAGATTCGCCGATCAAGACGGTGCAGGATTTGCAGGGCAAACGCATCGCGACTGAAGCGATGGGATTGACGAAGACCTATTTGGAAAAGCACGGCGTGCAGGCGGACATCGAGTTCTCCTGGGGTGCGACCGAAGTGAAGGTGCCGGAGTTGGTAGATGCGATTGTCGACATCACTGAGACGGGATCCTCGCTGCGGGCGAACAAGCTGCGCATTGTGGACACGTTGATGGAGAGCTATCCCCAGTTTGTCAGCAGCAAGGCGGCTTACCTTGATCCCTGGAAGCGCAAGAAGATGGAGCGACTGGCGTTGCTTTTGAATGGGGCGCTTGAGGCACGTTACAAAGTGGGCTTGAAGCTCAACCTGCCAGAGCACAAGCTGGAGGCGATGCTGCATCAGTTGCCATCGTTGCGCAGACCGACGATTTCACATCTGGCCGGTGGTGGCTGGGTGGCGGTTGAAACGATCATCGATGAGTCGGTGGTGCGTGAGATCATCCCCGAGCTCAAGGCACTGGGTGCCGAGGGCATTATTGAATATCCATTGAACAAGGTGGTGCACTGA
- a CDS encoding AURKAIP1/COX24 domain-containing protein, translating to MGSLKKRRKTKINKHKRKKRMKANRHKKRLRYKS from the coding sequence ATGGGCTCGCTCAAGAAGCGTCGTAAGACGAAAATCAACAAACATAAACGCAAAAAACGCATGAAGGCGAATCGCCACAAAAAACGTTTGCGTTACAAGAGCTAG
- a CDS encoding MFS transporter: protein MISSADAFDSKVLDEAEKLPPRNQLSYVTMLVTQGATAFTDNFVKMLMVAFAGAVALGTDIGDSMQVYLGIIFSIPYIIFSPVAGWMSDRYSKQRMMFWTLGMQTVGFVFFLGALSVGETQWTLWLSLGCFFLVATQSAFFSPAKFGILKELIGSRRLGSGSGMMQMLNLAGTLAGMWAGPTWFKHRLESGDDAWSAVWWPMLMMTGLSLIPMMMSLWIQRTPERRELKFDRSIWWEHVVNLKLIFKDRPIMLAALGGSYFWFLSNALGSILVTLSHELHPLDKAAASGAMAMMPAMLGVGIVVGSLLAGLISRKRIELGLVPLSGLVLSASLMVVGGFSEVSLLLHGGLILIGVAGGCFMAPLYAFVQDRAKPEERARVMASLNLMDCVAAIVVNLLVVKPMMMMGLSATTQILVLAPLTFLAAMYIMRILPRRFLHLVASWVIRLCYRVRAVNPDRLPLEGGVLVVPNHVSYADALMIGLACRRDVRFVMLDTLYHIKAITWGLKIFGTVPISSTKPREAIRTVSEALKAGQAVVLFAEGQLTRTGFVNELYKGFELMARVGGGAKVQPVWLDGLWGSLFSFDGGKFFKKMPKRFRHGIGVWFGELIEAGEVNPLRMREELSALGQQAFAQRVSRRKPLPGVDRVAWVNALRIIDTSLLNGIETVVCGFPREHVMGQTFGVALAEMKRLRVVWGLAGMGGLNADEVLVVDEAGGLKAGDFLGARVLGSMKVGGEVEAGEGVLPAMFDAESGTLLSLSVPHPPMPKGEEDLMHGWRPGGFGHVLNGLSVKVESDGVFVGGLGGDVNGEMRVKVMGMRLDDEGFFERMKDEG from the coding sequence ATGATTTCGTCGGCTGATGCTTTTGATTCGAAGGTTCTGGATGAGGCGGAGAAGCTGCCGCCGAGGAACCAGTTGTCGTATGTGACGATGCTGGTGACGCAGGGGGCGACGGCGTTCACGGACAATTTTGTGAAGATGCTGATGGTGGCGTTCGCCGGGGCGGTGGCGTTGGGGACGGATATCGGGGATTCGATGCAGGTCTATTTGGGAATTATTTTTTCGATTCCGTATATCATTTTCTCGCCCGTGGCGGGGTGGATGAGTGACCGGTATTCAAAGCAGCGGATGATGTTCTGGACGCTGGGGATGCAGACGGTGGGATTTGTGTTTTTCCTCGGGGCGCTGTCGGTGGGGGAGACGCAGTGGACGTTATGGCTGAGTTTGGGGTGTTTCTTTTTGGTGGCGACGCAATCGGCTTTTTTTAGTCCGGCGAAGTTTGGGATTTTGAAGGAGTTGATTGGTTCGCGCCGGTTGGGGAGTGGCAGTGGGATGATGCAGATGCTGAATCTGGCGGGGACACTGGCGGGAATGTGGGCGGGTCCGACGTGGTTTAAACATCGGCTGGAGTCGGGCGATGATGCGTGGTCGGCGGTGTGGTGGCCGATGTTGATGATGACGGGGCTGTCATTGATTCCGATGATGATGTCGTTATGGATTCAGCGCACGCCGGAGCGGCGGGAGTTGAAGTTTGATCGTTCGATCTGGTGGGAGCATGTGGTGAATTTGAAGCTGATTTTCAAGGATCGGCCAATCATGCTGGCGGCGTTGGGGGGGTCGTATTTTTGGTTTTTGTCGAATGCGTTGGGAAGCATTTTGGTGACGTTGAGTCATGAATTGCATCCGTTGGACAAGGCGGCGGCGTCGGGGGCGATGGCGATGATGCCAGCGATGCTGGGGGTGGGGATTGTGGTGGGGAGTTTGCTGGCGGGGTTGATTTCACGGAAGCGGATTGAGCTGGGATTGGTGCCGTTGTCCGGCTTGGTGTTGTCGGCTTCGTTGATGGTGGTGGGCGGGTTCTCCGAGGTGAGCCTGCTGTTGCATGGCGGCCTGATTTTGATTGGGGTGGCGGGGGGATGTTTTATGGCACCCTTGTATGCATTTGTGCAGGACCGGGCGAAGCCGGAGGAGCGGGCGCGGGTGATGGCGTCTTTGAATTTGATGGATTGTGTGGCGGCGATCGTGGTGAACCTTTTGGTGGTGAAGCCGATGATGATGATGGGGCTTTCGGCGACGACGCAGATTTTGGTGCTGGCGCCGCTGACGTTTTTGGCGGCGATGTATATCATGCGGATTCTACCGCGGCGGTTTTTACACTTGGTGGCGAGCTGGGTGATCCGGCTTTGTTACCGGGTGAGGGCGGTGAATCCAGATCGGTTGCCACTGGAGGGCGGGGTGTTGGTGGTGCCGAATCATGTGAGTTATGCGGATGCGCTGATGATTGGTCTGGCGTGCCGACGCGATGTGCGGTTTGTGATGCTGGACACGCTGTATCACATTAAAGCGATTACCTGGGGGCTGAAGATTTTTGGCACGGTGCCGATTTCTTCGACGAAGCCGCGTGAGGCGATCCGCACGGTCTCAGAGGCGTTGAAGGCGGGTCAGGCCGTGGTGTTGTTTGCTGAGGGTCAGTTGACGCGCACGGGGTTTGTGAATGAACTCTACAAGGGGTTTGAGCTGATGGCGCGGGTGGGTGGTGGGGCGAAGGTGCAGCCGGTGTGGTTGGACGGGTTGTGGGGCAGTTTGTTTTCTTTTGATGGTGGGAAGTTTTTCAAAAAGATGCCGAAGCGGTTTCGGCATGGAATTGGGGTTTGGTTTGGGGAGCTGATTGAGGCGGGTGAGGTGAATCCGCTGAGGATGCGGGAGGAATTGTCGGCTTTGGGTCAGCAGGCGTTTGCGCAGCGGGTGTCGAGGAGGAAGCCCTTGCCTGGAGTGGATCGCGTGGCGTGGGTGAATGCGTTGCGGATCATTGACACGTCGTTGCTGAACGGGATTGAAACGGTGGTCTGCGGGTTCCCGCGTGAGCATGTGATGGGGCAGACGTTTGGGGTGGCGCTGGCGGAGATGAAGCGGTTGAGGGTGGTTTGGGGTTTGGCGGGGATGGGTGGGTTGAATGCGGATGAAGTGTTGGTGGTAGATGAGGCCGGAGGGTTGAAGGCGGGCGATTTTTTAGGGGCGCGAGTGCTGGGGTCGATGAAGGTGGGTGGGGAAGTCGAGGCGGGTGAAGGGGTGTTGCCGGCGATGTTTGATGCGGAATCGGGGACCTTATTGTCGCTGTCGGTTCCGCATCCGCCGATGCCGAAGGGGGAAGAGGATTTGATGCATGGCTGGAGGCCGGGTGGTTTTGGCCATGTGTTGAATGGGTTGAGTGTGAAGGTGGAGAGTGACGGGGTTTTCGTAGGTGGGCTTGGAGGGGATGTGAATGGGGAGATGAGAGTGAAGGTAATGGGGATGCGCCTGGATGATGAGGGTTTTTTTGAAAGGATGAAGGATGAAGGATGA
- the tkt gene encoding transketolase, whose protein sequence is MNKAILAQAANEARGLAMDAVHKSNSGHLGLPLGAAEVGAVLFGESLVFDPAKPKWLNRDRFILSAGHGSMFIYSWLHLSGYDLSIEEVSNFRQLHSKTPGHPESFETVGVECTTGPLGQGVGNAVGFALSGKRAAAKYNTADHTIFNHHIVALAGDGCLQEGVAREAAAFAAHNGLDNLILIFDSNDVTLDAMAKVTQSENTAAMWTALGWDVITVDGHDIDAVKDAIEVSKNSDNGKPKFIIARTLIGKGIPEVAGTAKGHGEGGAKFVDAAKKGLGLPEGSHFYVSDEVKAYFSDLKAKRAEAQATWQSTFDAWAAANPELKAELDASQQPLDADTLLKLIPESPADGKAATRNSGGEILNHIAKSVPQIITGSADLFGSTKNYIKDGGDFSAENPLGRNIWFGIREHAMGAICNGIAYDGLFLGSGATFLVFADYCRPSIRLAALSKLPVTYIFTHDSVGVGEDGPTHQPVETVSGLRIIPNLDVIRPGDSEEAAAAFAAAFSRHDGPTLLALTRQDIPNQGSASADTRRQGTLKGGYVLINETGELKTILLATGSEVQWAVNAAKELGEGVRVVSMPCFERFDRQSQSYKDEVLPPSVTKRIAIEAGVTALWWKYVGTEGKIIGIDRFGISAPGNTVFKELGITAESVVAAAK, encoded by the coding sequence ATGAACAAAGCCATCCTTGCCCAAGCCGCCAACGAAGCCCGTGGTCTCGCCATGGACGCCGTCCACAAAAGCAACTCCGGTCACCTCGGTCTCCCGCTCGGAGCCGCTGAAGTCGGCGCTGTCCTGTTCGGTGAATCCCTCGTCTTCGACCCCGCCAAACCCAAATGGCTCAACCGCGACCGCTTCATCCTCAGCGCCGGCCACGGCTCCATGTTCATCTACTCCTGGTTGCACCTCAGCGGTTACGACCTCTCCATCGAAGAGGTTTCCAATTTCCGCCAGCTTCACAGCAAGACCCCGGGGCACCCCGAATCTTTCGAAACCGTCGGTGTCGAATGCACCACCGGCCCTCTCGGACAAGGCGTCGGCAACGCCGTCGGCTTCGCCCTCTCCGGCAAACGCGCCGCAGCGAAATACAACACCGCCGACCACACCATCTTCAACCACCACATCGTCGCCCTCGCCGGTGACGGCTGCTTGCAGGAAGGTGTCGCCCGTGAAGCCGCCGCCTTCGCCGCTCACAACGGACTCGACAACCTCATCCTCATTTTCGACTCCAACGACGTCACCCTCGACGCCATGGCCAAGGTCACCCAGAGCGAAAACACCGCCGCCATGTGGACCGCCCTCGGCTGGGACGTCATCACCGTCGACGGACACGACATCGACGCCGTGAAAGACGCCATCGAAGTTTCCAAAAACTCCGACAACGGCAAACCCAAGTTCATCATCGCCCGCACCCTCATCGGCAAAGGCATCCCCGAAGTCGCTGGCACTGCCAAAGGCCACGGTGAAGGCGGAGCCAAGTTTGTCGACGCCGCCAAGAAAGGCCTCGGTCTTCCCGAAGGCAGCCACTTCTACGTTAGCGACGAAGTGAAAGCTTATTTCTCCGACCTCAAAGCCAAACGCGCCGAAGCCCAAGCCACCTGGCAATCCACCTTCGACGCCTGGGCCGCCGCCAATCCGGAGCTCAAAGCCGAACTCGACGCCTCACAACAACCTCTCGACGCCGACACCCTTCTTAAACTCATCCCCGAGTCCCCTGCCGATGGCAAAGCCGCCACTCGCAACAGCGGCGGCGAGATCCTCAATCACATCGCCAAGTCGGTTCCACAAATCATCACCGGCAGCGCCGATCTCTTCGGCTCCACCAAAAACTACATCAAGGACGGCGGCGATTTCTCCGCCGAAAACCCACTCGGCCGCAACATCTGGTTCGGCATTCGCGAGCACGCCATGGGCGCCATCTGCAACGGCATTGCTTATGACGGACTGTTCCTCGGCAGCGGTGCCACCTTCCTCGTGTTTGCCGACTACTGCCGCCCGAGCATCCGCCTCGCCGCGCTAAGCAAACTCCCCGTCACCTACATCTTCACCCACGACTCCGTTGGTGTCGGTGAAGACGGCCCCACCCACCAGCCCGTCGAAACCGTCAGCGGTCTGCGCATCATCCCCAACCTCGACGTCATCCGCCCCGGCGACTCCGAAGAAGCCGCCGCCGCCTTTGCCGCCGCCTTCTCCCGCCACGACGGACCAACGCTCCTCGCCCTCACCCGTCAGGACATCCCCAACCAAGGCTCCGCCAGCGCCGACACCCGACGCCAAGGCACCCTCAAAGGCGGTTATGTCCTCATCAATGAAACCGGCGAATTGAAAACCATCCTTCTCGCCACCGGCTCAGAAGTTCAGTGGGCTGTCAACGCCGCCAAGGAACTCGGTGAAGGCGTCCGCGTCGTCTCCATGCCCTGCTTCGAGCGCTTCGACCGCCAGTCCCAGTCCTACAAAGACGAAGTCCTCCCACCGAGCGTCACCAAACGCATCGCCATCGAAGCCGGTGTCACCGCCCTCTGGTGGAAATACGTCGGCACCGAAGGCAAAATCATCGGCATCGACCGTTTCGGCATCAGTGCCCCCGGCAACACCGTCTTCAAGGAACTCGGCATCACCGCCGAATCCGTCGTCGCCGCCGCGAAGTAA
- a CDS encoding VOC family protein: MSGRLIDHIDLRVSSLAKVSAFYERLLPELGFSVDARIEGWLQFEALDASGEPGAFFGVTESAGHVPNENRVAFWAGSVEEVDRLARVVVEAGGCQIEGPGWEDKSYYAVFFEDPDGNRLEICHRLAPVGGGQ; the protein is encoded by the coding sequence ATGAGCGGTCGACTCATTGATCATATTGATTTGCGGGTTTCGTCGCTGGCCAAGGTAAGCGCTTTCTATGAGCGCTTGCTGCCGGAGTTGGGTTTTTCGGTGGACGCCAGAATTGAGGGATGGCTGCAGTTTGAAGCATTGGATGCGTCGGGAGAACCGGGCGCATTTTTTGGCGTGACGGAATCAGCAGGGCATGTGCCGAACGAAAACCGTGTGGCATTTTGGGCGGGTTCCGTGGAGGAGGTGGATCGGCTGGCGCGTGTGGTGGTGGAGGCAGGCGGATGTCAGATCGAAGGACCGGGATGGGAAGACAAGAGCTATTATGCGGTTTTCTTCGAAGACCCGGATGGCAACCGATTGGAGATTTGTCATCGTTTGGCGCCGGTGGGTGGAGGACAATAA